The following proteins are co-located in the Rhodohalobacter sp. SW132 genome:
- a CDS encoding alpha/beta hydrolase, producing the protein MSFKVVVKLILWIGAGYLLLVGALIMFQNQIIFHPSGQMIDSPDRLGLEWSEHYIETPDGVTIHGWLIGDASEQPVVIYSHGNAGNISGRIGIAETIVNQGAAVFLYDYRGYGNSEGSPDEAGIYTDGIAVVNYLEEEAGIPPERMIFYGRSLGGAVAARQAAEFDGRALVLDSSFINGKEIASDVYPFVPGFLVPIQFPVDEDLRTSRIDTVLVMHGSSDRIVNIRHGKRLYEIASETKNARFVELQGGHNDSFNTSRDLFAESWSSLIRDTDDS; encoded by the coding sequence ATGAGCTTTAAAGTTGTAGTGAAACTTATTCTTTGGATCGGAGCCGGTTATCTTTTGCTGGTAGGAGCACTCATTATGTTTCAAAATCAAATAATATTTCACCCTTCGGGCCAAATGATCGATTCGCCGGACAGGCTCGGGTTGGAATGGAGTGAACATTATATTGAAACGCCTGATGGCGTAACCATCCACGGCTGGTTAATCGGGGATGCCAGTGAGCAGCCCGTAGTGATATATTCTCACGGGAATGCGGGTAATATCAGCGGAAGAATCGGGATTGCTGAAACGATTGTAAACCAGGGTGCGGCTGTATTTTTATATGATTATCGCGGATATGGCAACAGTGAGGGATCGCCTGATGAAGCCGGAATTTACACTGACGGCATTGCCGTAGTGAATTATCTGGAAGAAGAAGCAGGCATTCCGCCGGAGAGGATGATTTTTTACGGCCGATCTTTGGGCGGGGCAGTCGCAGCCCGGCAGGCGGCTGAGTTTGATGGCCGGGCCCTGGTGCTGGATTCATCATTCATCAATGGAAAAGAGATCGCTTCGGATGTCTACCCGTTTGTGCCGGGATTTTTAGTCCCGATCCAATTTCCCGTGGATGAAGATCTGCGCACCAGCCGTATTGATACGGTTTTGGTGATGCACGGAAGCAGTGACCGGATTGTAAATATCCGTCACGGGAAAAGACTTTATGAGATCGCTTCAGAAACTAAAAATGCCCGTTTTGTGGAACTGCAGGGAGGCCACAACGACAGCTTTAATACATCGCGTGATCTGTTTGCCGAGAGCTGGAGCTCGTTGATCCGTGATACGGATGATTCCTGA
- a CDS encoding acylphosphatase — translation MGKIQKQLLISGRVQGVGFRHFTKQNARGLGVNGWVKNLRNGDVEAVLEGEEEQVDELENRLKSGPVAAKVKSVDVVKIENVTEESFKYFSVKR, via the coding sequence ATGGGTAAAATTCAGAAACAGCTTTTGATTTCGGGCAGAGTTCAGGGCGTGGGTTTTCGTCATTTTACGAAGCAAAACGCACGTGGTCTGGGTGTAAACGGCTGGGTGAAAAATTTACGAAATGGCGATGTTGAGGCGGTTTTGGAAGGTGAAGAAGAGCAAGTGGATGAACTGGAAAATAGACTAAAATCGGGTCCGGTAGCTGCAAAAGTTAAATCTGTAGATGTAGTGAAAATTGAAAATGTGACCGAAGAATCATTTAAATACTTTTCCGTAAAGCGGTAA